A window from Cryptomeria japonica chromosome 1, Sugi_1.0, whole genome shotgun sequence encodes these proteins:
- the LOC131050771 gene encoding linoleate 9S-lipoxygenase produces the protein MDSIRVLSSKILLLEKNAQVGSYRFISANLPVQVLGIDKSYQTRFFSLPSLRTSSSFMALRRGVSRSRKVAGKSTSINRSAETESVTVERIKEYEINGEVVLQKVAFLNLTDYSATLADEASELMGKKVSLQLVSSDQIDPETGLGKTVGQPSYLKWNPWDGPVSRETRYTVDFKWNSALGFPGAFVIKNMHSREFFLISLTISIPDQRKVRFQCNSWITPSPLNPNDRVFFANKSFLPEETPVGLRKFRELDLISLRGDGTGERKVSDLIYDYDVYNDIGQPEKDLELRREVLGGSQEFPYPRRCRTGRPRAETAPEFETRTSSIFVPPDERFPYTDFSDFGAHIITAVSNAIIPTLSNLFDYAFESFEGVSELYKRGLKSAYNCRWKLRQVNNPLHFIQGLVDDLTESLELINFSRPQIVEVDELAWRTDEEFARQTLAGVNPLVIQCLEKFPPSSSLDEKVYGPQKSFIAAQHIEHNLEGLSVDQATALKRLFIVDYYHAYMPYIERINKLSEDVKAYASRTVFFLTKEGTLKPVAIELCLPPIDEKAALRKVFTPGEYGTEEGAVWQLAKAHARVNGAAYHQVISHWLRTHCVTEPFIIATHRQLSKMHPVYKLLIPHFLDTMDINQAARQSLINASGIIEQGFTPGRYCMELSSKAYKQWKFNEQGLEADLIKRGMAVRDPNAPNGLKLVIEDYPYAVDGIEIWFAIKQWVSDYLSLYYKDDITVKEDKELQAWWKEIVNVGHGDLKDDPSRWYKMESLNEAVQIVATIIWTASAHHAAVNFGQYSYGGYMPNLPTMSRRLVPEKGTPEYDELLKDPDAFFLKTVSTPTQATIIMAVLEILSKHSKHEVYVGQLQGSTMDRVDDPRVEEAFARFSANMTKIERNIIDRNNNCEVYKNRVGPAKVPYTLLYPDTTDLSKSGGLTGRGVPNSISI, from the exons ATGGATTCAATTAGGGTCTTGAGCAGCAAAATTTTGTTATTAGAGAAGAATGCTCAAGTAGGTAGCTATAGATTTATTTCCGCCAATTTACCTGTGCAAGTCTTAGGGATTGATAAATCATACCAGACTCGTTTTTTTTCTCTCCCTTCATTGCGCACTAGTTCTTCTTTCATGGCATTGCGGAGAGGGGTTTCGAGATCTAGGAAAGTCGCTGGAAAATCTACGTCCATAAATAGAAGTGCTGAAACTGAAAGTGTCACAGTAGAGCGCATTAAGGAATATGAGATTAATGGTGAAGTAGTACTGCAGAAGGTTGCTTTTCTCAACCTTACAGACTACTCTGCAACACTGGCTGACGAAGCTTCTGAGTTGATGGGGAAAAAAGTTTCTCTTCAGCTCGTGAGCAGCGATCAAATTGATCCGG AAACGGGATTGGGAAAAACTGTTGGGCAGCCTTCGTATCTAAAGTGGAATCCATGGGACGGACCCGTTTCGAGGGAGACACGCTACACAGTCGACTTTAAGTGGAACTCTGCGCTTGGTTTTCCGGGTGCATTTGTCATAAAAAATATGCACAGCCGAGAGTTCTTTCTGATATCGCTCACCATATCCATTCCTGATCAGAGGAAAGTTCGTTTTCAATGTAATTCATGGATAACCCCTTCTCCGCTCAACCCTAATGACCGTGTTTTCTTCGCCAATAAG AGCTTTCTTCCGGAGGAAACCCCAGTGGGTTTGAGGAAGTTCAGGGAGTTAGATTTGATATCCCTCCGAGGAGACGGAACGGGAGAAAGGAAGGTGTCTGATCTGATATACGATTATGACGTCTACAACGATATTGGGCAGCCAGAGAAAGATCTAGAGCTACGGAGGGAAGTGCTGGGTGGATCGCAGGAATTCCCTTATCCCAGGAGATGTAGAACTGGTCGTCCACGCGCGGAAACCG CCCCAGAATTCGAGACCCGAACAAGCTCCATCTTTGTACCGCCGGACGAAAGGTTTCCTTACACAGACTTTTCTGACTTTGGGGCTCACATAATCACGGCAGTTTCTAACGCGATAATTCCCACTCTCTCTAATCTCTTCGACTACGCCTTCGAATCATTCGAGGGAGTCAGTGAGCTTTACAAACGGGGATTGAAAAGCGCCTATAACTGTCGCTGGAAACTCCGTCAAGTTAATAACCCACTCCACTTTATCCAGGGACTCGTCGACGATCTGACGGAAAGCCTTGAGCTCATAAATTTCAGCCGTCCACAAATTGTCGAAG TTGATGAGCTTGCATGGAGAACCGACGAGGAGTTTGCACGCCAAACACTTGCAGGCGTGAATCCACTGGTGATTCAGTGCCTAGAG AAATTTCCTCCCTCCAGTAGCTTAGATGAAAAGGTGTACGGCCCACAGAAGAGTTTCATAGCAGCCCAACACATAGAACACAACCTTGAAGGCCTTTCTGTGGATCAA GCCACTGCATTGAAAAGGTTGTTTATTGTGGACTACTATCATGCTTATATGCCCTACATCGAACGCATCAATAAGCTTTCGGAAGATGTGAAAGCATATGCAAGCCGCACGGTTTTTTTTCTCACCAAGGAAGGAACATTAAAGCCAGTCGCCATAGAGCTGTGTTTGCCACCAATTGATGAGAAAGCAGCCCTAAGAAAAGTTTTTACACCAGGCGAATATGGGACAGAAGAAGGAGCAGTTTGGCAGCTGGCCAAAGCCCATGCTAGAGTCAATGGTGCAGCTTACCATCAGGTCATCAGCCACTG GCTAAGAACTCATTGTGTCACAGAACCTTTCATTATAGCTACCCACAGACAACTAAGTAAAATGCACCCAGTATACAAATTATTGATACCCCATTTCCTCGATACCATGGACATCAATCAGGCTGCTCGCCAGAGCTTGATAAATGCATCGGGTATTATTGAACAAGGCTTTACCCCTGGCAGATATTGTATGGAACTGTCATCTAAAGCCTACAAACAGTGGAAATTCAATGAGCAAGGATTAGAAGCTGACCTAATTAAAAG GGGAATGGCAGTCCGGGATCCAAACGCACCGAATGGTTTGAAGCTTGTGATCGAGGACTATCCATATGCTGTAGACGGCATTGAAATATGGTTTGCCATAAAGCAATGGGTTTCAGATTACTTGTCCCTGTACTACAAGGATGATATCACAGTAAAAGAGGATAAGGAATTGCAGGCTTGGTGGAAGGAAATAGTAAATGTGGGGCATGGAGACCTCAAGGACGATCCCAGTAGATGGTACAAGATGGAATCTTTGAATGAAGCAGTCCAAATAGTGGCAACTATCATTTGGACTGCATCTGCTCACCATGCTGCTGTAAACTTTGGGCAATACTCCTATGGAGGTTACATGCCCAATTTGCCCACCATGAGCAGGCGCTTGGTTCCAGAGAAAGGAACTCCTGAATATGATGAACTCCTTAAGGACCCAGATGCATTTTTCCTCAAGACTGTGTCTACTCCAACGCAGGCAACCATCATCATGGCTGTTTTGGAAATTTTGTCAAAGCATTCTAAACATGAGGTATACGTGGGACAGTTGCAGGGGTCTACTATGGACAGAGTAGATGACCCACGTGTGGAAGAAGCGTTCGCGAGGTTTTCAGCAAACATGACAAAGATTGAGAGGAATATAATCGACAGAAATAATAACTGTGAAGTTTATAAGAACAGGGTTGGACCTGCAAAAGTTCCTTATACTTTACTTTACCCTGACACTACTGATTTATCGAAATCAGGTGGTCTTACAGGCCGGGGAGTGCCCAATAGTATTTCTATCTAA